TACTCTGATTTagtttttgataattttgggCTTGTAAACAAGACCCGCTCAAGAGGAAAGTTGGTTGCACATAAACCAATGAGGTTCCATCTTAAAACCAATTGTTTATAGGAGTAGTCCATCAAGGTTATAAGTTAGTCAACCTCTCTCTAATTATTCGATGTGGGatcacatgtgggttatttttccaacaGTTTTCAGATGTTGTATGATTTGGCTCATTCTTTGGTCTATTAAACCCCTCACGTTTTGCTTACTTTCATTAAACTGTCTAGTTTACAAGTTCGTTTTCTATTACGAATAACAAATCAAAGTGATTTCATTGCTTATGATCATGATCCGTCATCATTCTTAATATTGTATCATCCTTTAGGCGAAGCTACACATTGAGAGTGGAGACATTCAAGGCATAATTGATCGATCACTGCGAGACGAATTTGACGTACAATCAATGTGGAAGATAGCCGAAAAGGCTTTGATGTGCGTCCAAGCACATGGCTATATGAGACCCTCAATATCTGATGTGCTCAAAGAGATCCAAGACGCTATCATGATCGAAAAGGTAGCTCAAGCAGCTAGAGAAGGAAACTCCGATGACATCTCCAGACACTCCTTGCATTCCTCCATCAACACGGGCTCCTTGGACTTAGGCCTGACTGATAGTTATTTGTCCATAGACGAGTCCATTGCTAGGCCTACAGCACGATAGCTTTTTGTTACTCGACCGCTTAATTTTCTAAGTTATATTTTTCTCTGTCGTTCAAAATTTTGATGTTTCTTCCGAGTTGCTTAAGCAAGAGGTCTTCCAGAGTCGTGCTTGTTCGATGTCCCTCGTGCAAAAAAGGGTTGCACGTCAGGTTGTAAATTGTTTGCTTGACGCGAGCATATTTTTCGTGAAGTGAGGAAGTTTGTGCTTGATTTATGTGCATACTTCCCTCTTCTACAATGTGATTATTACCAtaacataataattataactaCCATTTTGATGATTGTAAACCAGAGTAGAATTTAGACCAAAGAAAATAACTACATTAAATCTTGAATCAGAGTAGCTTGCTTGTCAAGTAGTTTGAGTAGTGTAAATCGATTTTGTGCATTTTTCTGTATTTATATTATACAATTCTATATATGTAAACTATTAGTCAGAAGCAATTATGATAGAAAATTATCTGGGAAGATTAATTTAATGCTAATTTGGAAGGAATTAATAAGTTTAGAGGGTAATCTGACAACATTCATTTGGGAGAATTGAAGGAGCATTGAAAGCACATTAGTAGTATTAATGCATGGGAAGGTCACATGGGTTGGAAAACACTTATCAATTATAGAAGGTCATTGTAAACTAGTGGAACATGTGTTAATAGGAGAAGCAAAGAGCgtcatgaaaaataaagaaaaaattaccaaaataaAGATAAACTTGACACGTCCAAGACAATTATAGTGGTATGCAAGGGAATTTTGGGGATTGATAAAATAACAGAAGAATGTTCTACATGTACAATGATAGACTATAAATATACATCAAGGAGCACATAAATGAggtaatttttgatttctaCTATTAAGAGAGATACAAGGAAATCTAAGTAATTTATTGCAAAAGAGTTATTACATCTGATTTTCCGACCCCTATAATCAATCATAAATCTAAGAGAGTAATTACTATTGTCATAAATAATCCTCAAAAGTACATTTGCCAGCTATTAATCACAAAAGACCTCACGTCAAAATAAGTCTTAAGTAGTAATCTACCTTGCAGCCACAGTGCTCTTGAAAGGACCTATTAGGCAATTTGTCTTTGATTGATACTGATTTAGGCGTCGGAGTGGGTCCCTGGAAAAATATTTCGGGCCATGCTAACCCCTTGTTGCATTTTACAGGATTAGCCATCTTCTCAATAGATCTTTCTGCATATCTTGGCAAGATAGCAAAGATAGGCTTCCACTAGCacttatcatcattatcatcatcatcctgtccagtgtattccgctcatagaaaactatggacagagtctggggagggaaggacggcggcaactcataccaataaaggagagcgcggccaaaggagtcccctggctcgagaaaaaagaagaaagaagaagaagagaagaaagaagaagaaaaagaagaagacgTAGCTACACGGGAAAGATAGATTAAAAGCATATACATAGAATAAATAagaagaaccaactacaaaaaacaaaaactaataataagaaacaagAGAAGCAAGAagacaagaacaccaaaaggtaaactacgaggacatcagtaatctaaaacataaatatggcgcctccaactacccctatccctagtcaggccctcagagaggtttaactcatttaagtcaacttttatttgctcatcccaagttctcctgggtcttcatCGACTCCTcataccctctactataatgctttctacccttcTTACAAGGGCGGctaaagtctttctctgcacatgttcaaaccacctcaatctattttcgcgcatttttccagaaataggggttacccctagtttgtccctaaactcttggtttctaATTCGATCCAGCAATGTGTGCttacacatccacctcagcatagcATTTcagtaacttccatcttatgttcaaaattcTTCTTTATAGACCAACATTCACTtccatatagcagagcaggtcttATTGCcacccggtagaattttccttttaacttgcttgggaatttcttATCACATAGCACCGCGGTGACTGCttgccacttgagccaacccgtacgatgatttacatcacCGTCaatccccatccctttgaatgatcgatcccaaatacttgtactcggtcgtacttttaacaacagcttcatcaatggacacctctggttcacctatCGGTGCTGTCCCTCTAAAGTCACAGCGCACATACTCGGTCTTCATAtgactaatgcgcaacccttaccttttaaagcttccctccactcatccaaattattactaacctcctctctaaTTTCTGCTACCAACACGATGTCGTCAGCGAATAGCATGCAACACGGTACTGTCTCCCAAATatatttagaaatctcttccataatgacaataaaaatgaaAGTAAGCcccgatccctgatgtagtccaactttaaccgggaaaggctctgttatccccaTCGGAGTTTGGATGTTAGTcaaaactctgtcatacatatccccTATATCCTCgatgtacactgaagaaatacctctagtcttgaggctatcccagatgacacgtcgtggtatgttatcatacgctttctccaagtcaatgaacgccatatgcagatctttctttcgctccctatatttctccatcagtctcctcaaaacatgaattgcttCAATGGTTAACCTTCATGGCATaaaaccgaattggttctctctaatcatCGTTTCTtgtctaattctcctctctatcactctttcccacaatttcattgtgtggcttaaaagtttgatacctctatagttcccacatacttgcgcatcgcttttgtttttaaaaagaggtat
The sequence above is drawn from the Amaranthus tricolor cultivar Red isolate AtriRed21 chromosome 5, ASM2621246v1, whole genome shotgun sequence genome and encodes:
- the LOC130813645 gene encoding uncharacterized protein LOC130813645, whose protein sequence is MGIDGDVNHRTGWLKWQAVTAVLCDKKFPSKLKGKFYRVAIRPALLYGSECWSIKKNFEHKMEWKPIFAILPRYAERSIEKMANPVKCNKGLAWPEIFFQGPTPTPKSVSIKDKLPNRSFQEHCGCKVDYYLRLILT